DNA sequence from the Lycium barbarum isolate Lr01 chromosome 5, ASM1917538v2, whole genome shotgun sequence genome:
CTTGGTGACTGATTTGAACGTAACAGCTtctacccatttggtgaagtagtcaatgACAACTAAAATGAATCTGTGCCCATTAGAAGCTTTTGGCTCAATTGGCCCAATAACATCTATCCCCCAAGCAACGAAAGGCCAAGGAGCAGACATAGGGTGCAACTCCGACGGGGGAGAATGAATTTTGTCACTGTGAATTTGGCATTGATGACACTTGCGAACAAAACGAAAACAATCTCGCTCCATGGTAAGCCAATAGTATCCTGCTCGAAGAATCTTCTTTGCTAGAACATAACCGTTCATGTGCGGGCCACATACTCCGGAGTGCACTTCATTCATGATCATTTCAACTTCTTGGGTACCACACATCTCAACAAATTCAAATCCGGGGTCCTTTTGTATAAGATCTCCCCACTCAGAAAGAAACTATTGGAAAGTCGCCTAATAGTTCTTTTTTGATCTCTATCGGCATGTATTGGATATTGTTGTGTTTTTAGGAATCTTTTGATATCATGATACCATGGCTCACCATCTGGCTCTACTTCAATTATATTGCAATAACCATGTTGATCCTTAATCTGAATCTCCAACGGATTAATGTAAGCATTGCCTGGGTATGGAAGCATTGAGGCTAaagtggccaaagcatcagccaACTCATTGTGAAATCTGGGAATATATCTGAACTCAATTGACTTAAACCTTTTGCTAAGGTCCTCCAAACATTGTTTGTACGGAATGAGCTTGATGTCTCGAGTTTCCCATTCACCCTGAGCCTGCCGAATGAGTAAGTCAGAATCTCCAAAAACTATTAATTCATGTGCATCCAGATGTATTGCCATGTTTAAACCCATTATGCAAGCTTCATATTCCGCTGTATTATTGGTACCGAAGAAACGAAGTCGTGCCGTGGCGGGATAATGATGCCCCATTGGTGAAATAAGAATTGCCCCAATCCCGACACCTTTAATGTTgaccgctccatcaaagtataatTTCCAGACATGACTGTCATCGCGAACTTCTTCCTCAACTGAATTAATCTCTTCGTCAGGAAAGTAAGTATTCAAAGGCTCATACTCATCGTCAACTGggttttctgccaaatgatcggCCAATGCTTGTGCTTTTATAGCGGTGCGGGTGACATAGACAATGTCAAACTCCGTAAGTAAAATCTGCCACTTTGCTAACCTTCCACTCGGCATAGGTTTCTGAAAGATATACTTCAAAGGATCCATTCGAGATATAAGGTGAGTCGTATAGGATGAAAGATATTGCTTCAGTTTCTGGGCGACCCAACACAACACGTTCTTTCTAAAAATGTGTATTTTACCTCATAGcttgtgaacttcttgctcaaataataGATCGCTTGTTCCTTCTTGCCTGTGGCATCATGTTGTCCTAGAACGCAACCAAAGGAGTTATCCATCACTGATAGATACAAAAACAAAGGCCTACCCAGTTCTGGCGGGACAAGCACTGGAGGGTTAGATAAATATTCCTTAATCTTATCAAAAGCCTCTTGACACTCGTCTGTCCACTTGACAGCGGCATCCTTCTTCAACAGTTTGAATATGGGCTCACATGTAGTGGTGAGCTGAGCGATGAACCTACTGATGTAGTTCAACCTACCAAGAAGACTCATGACTTCAGTTCTGTTCTTCGGGGGCGGTAATTCCCGAATGGCTTTTATCTTGGAGGGGTCTAATTCAATTCCTCGCCGACTAACTATAAACCCTAGAAGTTTCCCAGATGGAACTCCAAATGCACACTTGGCTGGATTGAGCTGGAGGTTGTACTTCCGCAATCTTTCAAAGAACTTTCTCAGATCACGCACATGGTCAGCTTGAGTTTTGGACTTAATGATCACATCATCGACATACACTTCGATTTCTTTATGCATCATGTCGTGCAAAAtagtagtcatagctctcatgtaagTTGCCCCTGCGTTCTTCAAACCAAATGGCATAACCCTGTAACAGTAAATACCCCAT
Encoded proteins:
- the LOC132642604 gene encoding uncharacterized protein LOC132642604 — protein: MGHHYPATARLRFFGTNNTAEYEACIMGLNMAIHLDAHELIVFGDSDLLIRQAQGEWETRDIKLIPYKQCLEDLSKRFKSIEFRYIPRFHNELADALATLASMLPYPGNAYINPLEIQIKDQHGYCNIIEVEPDGEPWYHDIKRFLKTQQYPIHADRDQKRTIRRLSNSFFLSGEILYKRTPDLNLLRCVVPKKLK